A region of Streptomyces sp. R44 DNA encodes the following proteins:
- a CDS encoding NTP transferase domain-containing protein — MTTAYDAVVLAGGAARRLGGSDKPGVRIGGRTLLDRVLAACPDAGRTVVVAAPRPTARPVRWTREDPPGGGPLAALGAGVRETGADVLLVLSADLPFLDGATVRRLLDALDAAPEAEAALLTDAEGRDQPLVAAYRRTPLLRELDHVAEERGTLDGGPLRRLTGGLRLTRVAADPLASFDCDTWEDIATARARIREHGSVLDEWITAVKTELGIELDVDTGVLLDLARDAAHGVARPAAPLTTFLVGYAAARAGGEGGPEAVAEAARKAAALAQRWAAEQDGEQPAEQPAEKATE, encoded by the coding sequence GTGACCACCGCATACGACGCCGTCGTGCTCGCCGGGGGCGCCGCCCGGCGTCTCGGCGGCTCCGACAAGCCCGGGGTACGGATCGGGGGCCGGACCCTGCTCGACCGGGTGCTCGCGGCCTGCCCCGACGCCGGCCGCACCGTGGTCGTCGCCGCCCCCCGCCCCACGGCCCGTCCCGTCCGCTGGACCAGGGAGGACCCGCCCGGTGGCGGCCCGCTGGCCGCCCTCGGCGCCGGGGTACGGGAGACCGGCGCCGACGTCCTCCTCGTCCTCTCCGCCGACCTGCCCTTCCTCGACGGGGCCACCGTCCGCCGCCTCCTCGACGCGCTCGACGCGGCCCCCGAGGCCGAGGCCGCACTCCTCACCGACGCCGAGGGGCGGGACCAGCCGCTCGTCGCCGCGTACCGCCGCACCCCCCTCCTGCGCGAACTGGATCACGTCGCCGAAGAGCGGGGCACCCTCGACGGCGGACCCCTGCGCCGGCTCACCGGCGGACTCCGTCTCACCCGCGTCGCCGCCGACCCCCTGGCCTCCTTCGACTGCGACACCTGGGAGGACATCGCCACGGCCCGGGCCCGCATCAGGGAGCATGGGAGCGTGCTGGATGAATGGATCACCGCAGTCAAGACCGAACTGGGCATCGAACTGGACGTCGACACCGGCGTGCTGCTCGACCTCGCCCGCGACGCCGCCCACGGCGTGGCCCGCCCCGCCGCGCCCCTGACCACCTTCCTGGTCGGCTACGCGGCAGCCCGCGCGGGCGGCGAGGGCGGGCCCGAGGCCGTCGCCGAGGCCGCCCGCAAGGCCGCCGCGCTCGCCCAGCGCTGGGCCGCCGAACAGGACGGCGAGCAGCCCGCCGAGCAGCCCGCCGAAAAAGCCACCGAGTAG
- a CDS encoding NAD(P)H-quinone oxidoreductase, whose protein sequence is MYAITIPEPGGPEALVWAEVPDPVPGEGEVLVEVVASAVNRADLLQRQGFYDPPPGSSPYPGLECAGRVAALGPGVSGWAVGDEVCALLSGGGYAEKVVVPAGQLLPVPEGVDLATAAALPEVACTVWSNIFMLAHLRPGETLLVHGGASGIGTMAIQLAKAVGARVAVTAGGPEKLARCAELGADILIDYREQDFVEELAKATDGAGADVILDIVGAKYLERNVRALAVSGRLVVIGLQGGVKGELNLGALLRKRAAVLATTLRSRPAQEKAAIVAAVREHVWPLIGAGTVRPVVDRTVPMPEAAEGHRALEESGHVGKVLLLVPQG, encoded by the coding sequence ATGTATGCGATCACGATTCCGGAACCCGGTGGTCCCGAGGCCCTCGTCTGGGCCGAGGTGCCCGATCCCGTACCCGGCGAGGGCGAGGTGCTCGTCGAGGTCGTGGCGAGCGCGGTCAACCGCGCCGATCTGCTCCAGCGCCAGGGCTTCTACGACCCGCCGCCGGGCAGCTCCCCCTACCCCGGCCTGGAGTGCGCGGGCCGGGTCGCCGCGCTCGGCCCCGGGGTGTCCGGCTGGGCCGTCGGCGACGAGGTGTGCGCGCTGCTCTCCGGCGGCGGCTACGCCGAGAAGGTCGTGGTCCCGGCCGGCCAGCTGCTGCCCGTCCCGGAGGGCGTCGACCTGGCCACGGCCGCCGCGCTCCCCGAGGTCGCGTGCACCGTCTGGTCCAACATCTTCATGCTGGCCCACCTGCGGCCCGGCGAGACGCTGCTCGTGCACGGCGGTGCGAGCGGCATCGGCACGATGGCGATCCAGCTGGCGAAGGCGGTCGGCGCGCGGGTCGCGGTCACCGCCGGAGGCCCCGAGAAGCTGGCGCGCTGCGCCGAGCTGGGCGCGGACATCCTCATCGACTACCGCGAGCAGGACTTCGTCGAGGAGCTGGCGAAGGCGACGGACGGCGCCGGCGCGGACGTCATCCTGGACATCGTGGGCGCCAAGTACCTGGAGCGGAACGTGCGGGCGCTGGCCGTGAGCGGCCGCCTGGTCGTCATCGGCCTCCAGGGCGGGGTGAAGGGCGAGCTGAACCTCGGGGCGCTGCTCAGGAAGCGCGCCGCGGTCCTGGCGACCACGCTGCGGTCCCGTCCGGCGCAGGAGAAGGCGGCGATCGTCGCGGCCGTACGGGAGCACGTCTGGCCGCTGATCGGCGCGGGCACGGTCCGGCCGGTCGTCGACCGCACCGTGCCGATGCCGGAGGCCGCCGAGGGGCACCGGGCCCTTGAGGAGAGCGGCCACGTCGGCAAGGTCCTGCTGCTCGTACCGCAGGGCTGA
- a CDS encoding molybdopterin molybdotransferase MoeA produces MTLKEPASVAPGTTTAARAEPPHRATAWPEARAAAARAGTAARAGREPRRLPLGQTLGRVLAEPLLALTDLPSFDTSAMDGWAVAGPGPWTVRAETPVLAGHAPAAALAEGEAVRIATGAPVPPRTTAVIRSEHSRTARTGAAGLVLHALRDVAPRQDIRPRGQECRSGDELLPAGTVVTPVVLGLAAAAGYDELAVPVRPRVEVLVLGDELLTAGLPHEGLIRDALGPMLGPWLEALGAEVLATRRIGDDAEELYAAVTGSAADLVVTTGGTAAGPVDHLHRVLDKAGATLLVDGVKVRPGHPMLLAALGGHRHLVGLPGNPLAAVSGLLTLAQPLLAALGGTSPAEGRAPVAEEVHGHPYDTRLVPVVRHGERLVPLRYNGPAMLRGIAVADGMAVVPPGGARSGQELDVLDLPWPPTSRAVPAQGACFT; encoded by the coding sequence ATGACCCTGAAGGAGCCCGCATCCGTGGCCCCGGGAACGACCACAGCCGCGCGGGCCGAGCCGCCGCACCGCGCCACCGCCTGGCCCGAGGCCCGGGCCGCCGCCGCCCGCGCCGGAACCGCCGCGCGGGCCGGCCGCGAGCCGCGTCGCCTTCCGCTCGGGCAGACACTCGGACGGGTCCTGGCCGAGCCGCTCCTCGCCCTCACCGACCTGCCCTCCTTCGACACCTCCGCCATGGACGGCTGGGCCGTGGCGGGCCCGGGCCCCTGGACCGTCCGCGCGGAGACCCCCGTCCTCGCCGGGCACGCGCCCGCCGCCGCACTGGCCGAGGGCGAGGCCGTACGGATCGCCACCGGCGCCCCCGTCCCGCCCCGGACCACCGCCGTCATCCGCAGCGAGCACTCCCGCACGGCGCGGACCGGGGCCGCGGGTCTCGTGCTGCACGCCCTGCGCGACGTGGCCCCGCGGCAGGACATCCGGCCCCGGGGCCAGGAGTGCCGCTCCGGCGACGAGCTGCTCCCCGCGGGCACCGTCGTGACCCCCGTCGTCCTGGGCCTCGCCGCGGCCGCCGGCTACGACGAGCTCGCCGTACCGGTGCGCCCCCGGGTCGAGGTCCTCGTCCTCGGCGACGAGCTGCTCACGGCCGGGCTCCCCCACGAGGGGCTCATCCGCGACGCCCTCGGCCCGATGCTCGGCCCCTGGCTGGAGGCGCTCGGCGCCGAGGTGCTCGCCACCCGGCGGATCGGCGACGACGCCGAGGAGCTGTACGCGGCCGTCACCGGCTCCGCCGCCGATCTGGTCGTCACCACCGGAGGCACCGCCGCCGGGCCCGTCGACCACCTCCACCGGGTGCTCGACAAGGCGGGCGCCACGCTCCTCGTCGACGGGGTGAAGGTCCGCCCCGGTCACCCCATGCTCCTCGCGGCCCTCGGCGGCCACCGCCACCTGGTCGGCCTGCCCGGCAACCCGCTCGCCGCCGTCTCCGGGCTCCTCACGCTCGCTCAGCCGCTCCTCGCCGCCCTCGGCGGCACCTCTCCCGCCGAGGGCCGCGCCCCCGTCGCGGAAGAGGTGCACGGGCATCCGTACGACACCCGGCTCGTCCCGGTCGTCCGGCACGGCGAGCGGCTCGTTCCGCTGCGCTACAACGGGCCCGCCATGCTCCGGGGCATCGCCGTCGCGGACGGCATGGCCGTCGTCCCGCCCGGCGGTGCCCGGTCCGGCCAGGAGCTCGATGTCCTCGACCTTCCCTGGCCGCCGACATCGCGCGCCGTACCGGCCCAGGGAGCGTGTTTCACGTGA
- a CDS encoding TrkA family potassium uptake protein: protein MARNAEERISGPQVRLPRRVVERPLRQVGKRLLMALGVLFVTVLIVYVDRDGYHDNADEKLDFLDCAYYATVTLSTTGYGDIVPYSDTARLANILLVTPLRVLFLIILVGTTLEVLTERTREEFRLNRWRSTLRDHTVIVGFGTKGRSAIQTLCATGLRKDQIVIVDPSTKVIETANADGFVGVIGDATRSDVLLRAEVQRARQIVIATQRDDTAVLVTLTARQLNRGAKIVAAVREEENAPLLRQSGADAVITSASAAGRLLGLSVLSPSAGTVMEDLIQQGSGLDLVERPVTKSEVGKNVRETGDLVVSVLRGHRLLGYDDPAASPLQLTDRVITIVRAAPVTPLSTPPED, encoded by the coding sequence ATGGCCCGGAACGCGGAGGAGCGGATCTCGGGCCCGCAGGTCCGACTGCCCCGCAGGGTCGTCGAGCGGCCGCTGCGCCAGGTCGGCAAGCGGCTGCTGATGGCGCTCGGCGTCCTGTTCGTGACGGTCCTCATCGTCTATGTGGACCGCGACGGCTACCACGACAACGCCGACGAGAAGCTCGACTTCCTCGACTGCGCCTACTACGCGACCGTGACGCTCTCCACCACCGGATACGGCGACATCGTCCCGTACAGCGACACGGCCAGGCTCGCGAACATCCTCCTCGTCACGCCGCTGCGCGTGCTGTTCCTGATCATCCTGGTCGGCACCACTCTCGAGGTCCTCACCGAACGGACCCGGGAGGAGTTCCGGCTGAACCGCTGGAGGTCCACCTTGCGCGACCACACCGTCATCGTCGGATTCGGGACGAAGGGGCGGTCCGCGATCCAGACGCTCTGCGCGACCGGACTCCGCAAGGACCAGATCGTCATCGTCGACCCCTCCACCAAGGTGATCGAGACGGCGAACGCGGACGGCTTCGTCGGGGTCATCGGCGATGCCACCCGCAGCGACGTCCTGCTGCGGGCCGAGGTGCAGCGGGCCCGGCAGATCGTGATCGCGACCCAGCGCGACGACACGGCGGTCCTGGTCACCCTGACGGCGCGCCAGCTCAACCGCGGCGCGAAGATCGTCGCCGCGGTCCGCGAGGAGGAGAACGCGCCGCTCCTCCGCCAGTCCGGTGCGGACGCGGTCATCACCAGCGCCAGCGCCGCCGGGCGCCTGCTCGGCCTCTCCGTGCTGAGCCCCAGCGCCGGCACGGTGATGGAGGACCTCATCCAGCAGGGCTCGGGCCTCGACCTCGTGGAACGGCCGGTGACCAAGAGCGAGGTCGGCAAGAACGTGCGGGAGACCGGCGACCTGGTGGTGAGCGTGCTCCGCGGCCACCGGCTGCTCGGGTACGACGACCCCGCGGCCAGCCCCCTCCAGCTCACCGACCGGGTGATCACCATCGTGCGCGCCGCGCCGGTGACCCCGCTCTCCACGCCGCCCGAGGACTGA
- a CDS encoding bacterial proteasome activator family protein, producing MEMPRNDRSQESPQVLIVGQDGMALGGAQGDDEPREVPVTEMVEQPAKVMRIGSMIKQLLEEVRAAPLDEASRVRLKDIHASSVKELEDGLAPELVEELERLSLPFTDEAIPSEAELRIAQAQLVGWLEGLFHGIQTALFAQQMAARAQLEQMRRALPPGASHDDDDDHGHGAVRSGPYL from the coding sequence ATGGAGATGCCGAGGAATGACAGGTCGCAGGAGAGCCCCCAGGTCCTCATCGTGGGACAGGACGGGATGGCCCTCGGCGGCGCTCAGGGCGACGACGAACCCCGCGAGGTCCCGGTGACGGAAATGGTCGAGCAGCCTGCGAAGGTCATGCGGATCGGCAGCATGATCAAGCAGCTCCTGGAGGAAGTACGGGCGGCCCCTCTGGACGAGGCGAGCCGGGTCAGGCTCAAGGACATCCACGCCAGCTCCGTGAAGGAGCTGGAGGACGGGCTCGCTCCCGAGCTCGTCGAGGAACTGGAGCGGCTCTCCCTGCCGTTCACGGACGAGGCGATCCCCTCCGAGGCGGAGCTGCGCATCGCACAGGCGCAGCTGGTGGGCTGGCTCGAAGGCCTGTTCCACGGCATCCAGACGGCGCTGTTCGCCCAGCAGATGGCGGCCCGCGCCCAGCTGGAGCAGATGCGCCGCGCACTGCCTCCGGGTGCGTCCCACGACGATGACGACGACCACGGCCACGGGGCGGTGCGCTCGGGACCGTACCTGTAG